One window of Athalia rosae chromosome 4, iyAthRosa1.1, whole genome shotgun sequence genomic DNA carries:
- the LOC105684467 gene encoding transmembrane protease serine 9 has product MYPLIFLSLFDVSVGYVFTGDLQECINSHRIIGGACASITDRPFQAVLLIRDDPKCGASVISKRWILTAGHCVRGVSKQQLKVGVGSSKVKGIDMRYYEVEKIILHENYFINSSVVENDIALLRTSDPIKFDETVKPIILKRTPPKVGDMTTVSGFGVTSASLDMYTETSEYLMHVDGTVVEMDLCKSIMRKAEPTIRISPGSFCAGNLKGGKDSCQGDSGGPITIGNALAGVVSWGLGCAEKMMPAFYTDVSYYHDWISKNMLDHCKLSVPVPVVFRAYTNIYRSTARMLFLLPLIFTLHCSLETSARSPESRIVGGHPISITERPFQVLVLQAAAKNKVFKCGGSIINHRWILTAAHCTVGASPKGIIVRAGTDNLTDTDSYEQYELAVVATHENFTAAPNLSNDIALLMTTKNIEFGPTVGSIKVRSVPPPASTEAVVSGFGVTQEGGLEGSNLLMAVSVETLDQEACRDLLPHGSPLELDDSVFCAAHLEGGKDSCQGDSGGPITIDDVLVGVVSWGIGCAREGVPAFYTDVSRYISWITDTIKAYDGR; this is encoded by the exons ATGTATCCGCTGATTTTCTTGTCGTTATTCGATGTTTCGGTCGGCTATGTGTTCACCGGCGATTTACAGGAATGCATCAATTCGCACAGGATAATTGGCGGGGCTTGCGCGTCGATCACCGATCGACCGTTTCAG GCGGTACTCCTAATTCGAGATGATCCCAAATGCGGTGCGTCGGTTATTTCCAAACGGTGGATTCTGACGGCGGGACATTGCGTCCGGGGGGTTTCCAAACAGCAACTAAAGGTTGGAGTCGGATCATCGAAAGTCAAGGGAATCGATATGCGGTATTACGAAGTCGAGAAGATCATCCTTCACGAAAA TTATTTCATCAACAGTTCCGTAGTGGAGAACGATATAGCGCTTCTGAGAACCTCAGATCCCATAAAATTCGACGAAACGGTGAAGCCGATAATTTTGAAACGTACTCCGCCAAAGGTAGGTGACATGACCACTGTATCGGGATTCGGAGTAACGTCCGCGTCGCTGGACATGTACACCGAAACATCGGAATATCTGATGCACGTTGATGGAACGGTGGTCGAAATGGATTTGTGTAAATCGATAATGCGAAAAGCTGAACCGACCATCAGAATATCACCCGGTAGTTTTTGCGCAGGAAATTTGAAAGGGGGAAAAGACTCGTGTCAAGGAGACAGCGGTGGACCGATAACCATTG GTAACGCTCTGGCCGGTGTTGTGTCTTGGGGTCTCGGATGCGCCGAAAAAATGATGCCCGCTTTTTACACGGACGTGTCTTATTACCACGATTGGATTTCTAAAAATATGCTCGACCACTG TAAGCTTTCAGTACCGGTGCCAGTTGTGTTCCGTgcgtatacgaatatataccgCTCAACGGCGAGGATGCTGTTCTTGCTGCCTCTTATTTTTACCCTTCACTGCAGCCTTGAGACCTCGGCCCGATCACCGGAGTCGAGAATCGTCGGCGGACATCCGATTTCCATAACCGAACGTCCCTTTCAA GTATTGGTACTCCAAGCCGCGGCTAAAAATAAAGTCTTCAAATGCGGCGGTTCCATAATCAATCACCGATGGATATTAACGGCGGCCCACTGCACCGTAGGGGCAAGTCCCAAGGGAATTATCGTTAGAGCCGGAACGGACAATCTCACGGACACCGACAGCTACGAACAGTACGAACTAGCGGTAGTCGCAACCCACGAGAA tttcacaGCGGCTCCGAATCTCTCGAACGACATCGCGCTCCTGATGACCACCAAGAACATCGAATTCGGTCCGACCGTAGGCTCGATTAAAGTGAGGTCAGTTCCGCCGCCGGCATCGACCGAAGCGGTAGTTTCAGGATTCGGTGTCACCCAAGAGGGCGGCCTCGAAGGGAGCAATCTTTTGATGGCGGTCTCGGTAGAGACTTTGGATCAAGAAGCCTGTCGAGATCTCCTGCCGCACGGCTCTCCTCTTGAACTCGACGACTCGGTATTCTGCGCCGCCCATCTGGAAGGAGGTAAGGATTCTTGCCAGGGAGACAGCGGAGGTCCTATAACGATAG ACGACGTCTTAGTCGGCGTGGTGTCCTGGGGAATCGGATGCGCGAGGGAAGGTGTGCCGGCGTTCTATACCGACGTTTCGCGATACATTTCCTGGATAACCGACACTATCAAGGCATACGACGgtcgttga
- the LOC105684465 gene encoding pupal cuticle protein 20-like isoform X2, with product MKTITVALFALIGTCYTARLENTYLPPGGGGGSGGGGLIQPPHGGGGGGPGGGGSGGGNSFGGGGGGRPGGNGAGGNGGNGYGGGSGGGGGAGGGRGTGSAGGGGRGSGSGGGGGRGSGSGGGGGGGGGSGQEVGINSFENENNGDGSYRYSYETANGITVQESGQLQGDAESVSGSFSFTGDDGAQYTVTYTADADGFHPEGAHLPTPPPIPPEIQRGIELSLAAEARGENQDEGNGNGGGNAGGGGGGGSGGRGGGGATGGGVGRGGGASGGNGGPGSLYQGPNSYQTSGGNAGYQY from the exons ATGAAAACC ATCACAGTCGCGCTGTTCGCGCTAATCGGGACCTGCTACACGGCGCGTCTCGAGAACACGTATCTTCCCCCCGGTGGGGGTGGAGGTTCCGGAGGAGGAGGGCTGATCCAACCACCGCACGGTGGCGGAGGGGGTGGTCCAGGGGGAGGCGGTAGCGGAGGTGGCAATTCGTTCGGTGGCGGAGGAGGCGGCAGACCGGGTGGAAACGGAGCGGGTGGAAACGGTGGCAACGGATACGGTGGTG gaagtggaggcggcggcggtgcTGGCGGAGGAAGGGGAACAGGATCGGCCGGTGGCGGAGGAAGAGGATCGGGATCGGGTGGTGGCGGAGGAAGAGGATCGGGATCGggcggcggaggcggaggcggaggcggaAGTGGACAAGAGGTCGGAATCAACTCGTTCGAAAACGAGAATAACGGAGACGGAAGTTACCGGTACAGCTACGAAACCGCCAACGGGATAACGGTTCAAGAATCCGGACAGTTGCAGG GGGACGCCGAATCCGTAAGCGGTTCATTTTCGTTCACCGGGGACGACGGTGCCCAATACACGGTTACGTATACCGCCGATGCCGACGGTTTTCATCCCGAAGGTGCTCATCTTCCGACACCCCCACCGATCCCCCCAGAGATCCAACGTGGCATCGAACTGTCTCTGGCCGCGGAAGCTCGGGGTGAGAATCAAGACGAAGGGAACGGAAATGGCGGCGGTAACGCCGGAGGCGGTGGAGGTG GTGGCAGCGGAGGTCGAGGGGGAGGCGGAGCTACCGGTGGCGGCGTTGGTCGAGGGGGAGGCGCATCCGGCGGAAACGGAGGACCCGGTTCTTTGTACCAAGGTCCGAATTCGTACCAGACGAGCGGCGGTAACGCCGGCTACCAATATTAA
- the LOC105684465 gene encoding pupal cuticle protein 20-like isoform X1 — protein sequence MATKEVPRRRGTREITVALFALIGTCYTARLENTYLPPGGGGGSGGGGLIQPPHGGGGGGPGGGGSGGGNSFGGGGGGRPGGNGAGGNGGNGYGGGSGGGGGAGGGRGTGSAGGGGRGSGSGGGGGRGSGSGGGGGGGGGSGQEVGINSFENENNGDGSYRYSYETANGITVQESGQLQGDAESVSGSFSFTGDDGAQYTVTYTADADGFHPEGAHLPTPPPIPPEIQRGIELSLAAEARGENQDEGNGNGGGNAGGGGGGGSGGRGGGGATGGGVGRGGGASGGNGGPGSLYQGPNSYQTSGGNAGYQY from the exons ATGGCGACGAAGGAAGTGCCGCGCCGCCGCGGTACACGAGAG ATCACAGTCGCGCTGTTCGCGCTAATCGGGACCTGCTACACGGCGCGTCTCGAGAACACGTATCTTCCCCCCGGTGGGGGTGGAGGTTCCGGAGGAGGAGGGCTGATCCAACCACCGCACGGTGGCGGAGGGGGTGGTCCAGGGGGAGGCGGTAGCGGAGGTGGCAATTCGTTCGGTGGCGGAGGAGGCGGCAGACCGGGTGGAAACGGAGCGGGTGGAAACGGTGGCAACGGATACGGTGGTG gaagtggaggcggcggcggtgcTGGCGGAGGAAGGGGAACAGGATCGGCCGGTGGCGGAGGAAGAGGATCGGGATCGGGTGGTGGCGGAGGAAGAGGATCGGGATCGggcggcggaggcggaggcggaggcggaAGTGGACAAGAGGTCGGAATCAACTCGTTCGAAAACGAGAATAACGGAGACGGAAGTTACCGGTACAGCTACGAAACCGCCAACGGGATAACGGTTCAAGAATCCGGACAGTTGCAGG GGGACGCCGAATCCGTAAGCGGTTCATTTTCGTTCACCGGGGACGACGGTGCCCAATACACGGTTACGTATACCGCCGATGCCGACGGTTTTCATCCCGAAGGTGCTCATCTTCCGACACCCCCACCGATCCCCCCAGAGATCCAACGTGGCATCGAACTGTCTCTGGCCGCGGAAGCTCGGGGTGAGAATCAAGACGAAGGGAACGGAAATGGCGGCGGTAACGCCGGAGGCGGTGGAGGTG GTGGCAGCGGAGGTCGAGGGGGAGGCGGAGCTACCGGTGGCGGCGTTGGTCGAGGGGGAGGCGCATCCGGCGGAAACGGAGGACCCGGTTCTTTGTACCAAGGTCCGAATTCGTACCAGACGAGCGGCGGTAACGCCGGCTACCAATATTAA